GTCGCCAAATCATATGGCTGGTCGCAAAGCGTCGATTGCGGGATCAAAGTACGCCCGAGCACCCAGCGAGCACCGTCACCGGAGAGGATCACTTCTCTCAGTAAACAAGGCTCCTGACTAAGCAACGTTTTTTCTTCTCCCAGCAAGAGCAGCTCATCCATCGCCTGATTGCGCAGCAGTTCAACCGTCAAGCTCTGGCAATGCTGGTTCAAGCGACGCGATAACGAGCCCTGCTCATGCAGCCAATGTTTGGCTTGCTCATTTGGGTAGGCAAAATGTTCGGTAGTTTGCCATCTCGCTTGTGATAATAAAGCAAGATAGGGCGATATCGGCTGATTCATACTAGTATTCAATTGATCGCTTTATGCGTACAATAAAGCAACACATTACGGCAACAACTCACCGTAACGATTGTTATAACTTATGTGACATTTGGACCGCCTATTGTAACAAGACAAAAGCGTTTCGAGTATCGTGATCAGAAGAAAGAAAAGATAGAAATATGTACAAACGTTATATAGTCCAAATAATTCTCGCCCTCAGTGTGCTGGTTTCGCTTCCAGTATTCGCCGAGGAAGAAAAAGCAGGGCCGAAACTGGCTTATTTCACCTTGGAACCGGATCTCACCACCAACTTTTATACCAAAGGGAAAAAGCTCGGTTACGTGCAAGTGCGCATTGATGTCATGGTGATGAGCAGTGAAGACCTCGCTTTGGTCGAGCGTCATCAGCCTCTGATCCGCGATGCTGTGGTGGAAATG
The Vibrio navarrensis DNA segment above includes these coding regions:
- a CDS encoding chorismate lyase yields the protein MNQPISPYLALLSQARWQTTEHFAYPNEQAKHWLHEQGSLSRRLNQHCQSLTVELLRNQAMDELLLLGEEKTLLSQEPCLLREVILSGDGARWVLGRTLIPQSTLCDQPYDLATLGELPLGLTVFSADNVERDALQVAWVETPSGRLLARRSRLWMNHKPMLVAELFLPHAPIYSKESV
- a CDS encoding flagellar basal body-associated protein FliL, whose translation is MYKRYIVQIILALSVLVSLPVFAEEEKAGPKLAYFTLEPDLTTNFYTKGKKLGYVQVRIDVMVMSSEDLALVERHQPLIRDAVVEMLGQQTEETVKSLAGREDLRKNLVAYLNEILLPETGKTVIADLLFTKYLYQ